A DNA window from Hydrogenothermus marinus contains the following coding sequences:
- a CDS encoding glycosyltransferase — MKIVHIIESFAGGSFSFLVKLTNKMSNNEHIIIHGIREDTPKNFQKYFPEKTKFYKWNSAVREINPKKDFLALIELVRILKSINDIDVIHLHSSKAGFLGRLSAKILGYESRVIYTSHGVSFLREDISKFKKKIFISLEKLAYLLGGQVIACSKSESEIFNKYGIQAKYINNGIDCNSNILRNKKKLNEILIGTVGRITYAKNPQLFNQIAKKFLYRKDVKFLWIGDGELRKELNSPNIKITGWVDLEKVKNYLIDLDIYISTSLWEGLPLSVLEAMCFSKPLILSNCVGNKDLVISGYNGFLFNNFKEAIEKLNNLIENKSKLEILGLNSKKLVKEKFTIDKMVKEYENLYKTISKNY; from the coding sequence ATGAAAATAGTACATATTATTGAGTCTTTTGCAGGAGGTTCTTTCAGTTTTTTAGTAAAATTAACAAATAAAATGTCTAACAACGAGCACATAATCATTCATGGAATAAGAGAAGATACACCAAAAAATTTTCAAAAATATTTCCCTGAAAAAACCAAATTTTATAAATGGAATTCGGCAGTAAGAGAGATTAATCCGAAAAAAGACTTCTTAGCTCTGATAGAACTTGTTAGGATACTTAAATCTATAAATGATATAGATGTAATACATCTGCATTCTTCAAAAGCAGGCTTTTTAGGAAGATTATCTGCAAAAATTTTAGGGTATGAAAGTAGAGTAATATATACTTCTCATGGGGTTTCTTTTCTAAGAGAAGATATATCAAAATTCAAAAAGAAAATATTTATTTCTTTAGAAAAATTAGCATATTTGTTAGGAGGACAAGTAATAGCTTGTTCTAAATCTGAAAGTGAAATATTTAATAAATATGGTATACAAGCTAAATATATAAATAATGGTATTGATTGTAATAGTAATATTTTAAGAAATAAAAAGAAGTTAAATGAAATATTAATTGGTACTGTGGGGCGTATAACTTATGCTAAAAATCCTCAATTATTTAATCAAATAGCAAAAAAATTTTTATATAGGAAAGATGTGAAATTTTTATGGATAGGAGATGGGGAATTAAGAAAAGAGTTGAATTCCCCAAATATTAAAATTACAGGATGGGTAGATTTGGAAAAAGTAAAAAATTATTTGATAGATTTAGATATATATATATCAACATCTTTATGGGAAGGTTTACCTTTATCAGTTTTAGAAGCAATGTGTTTTTCAAAACCTTTAATATTATCTAATTGTGTAGGGAATAAGGATTTAGTAATTTCTGGTTATAATGGATTTTTATTTAATAATTTTAAGGAAGCAATAGAAAAGTTAAACAATTTAATAGAGAATAAATCTAAATTAGAAATTTTGGGATTAAATTCTAAAAAATTAGTAAAAGAAAAATTTACTATAGATAAAATGGTAAAAGAATATGAGAATTTATATAAAACCATTTCTAAAAATTATTAG
- a CDS encoding glycosyltransferase family 4 protein translates to MVLKIFLLSFFISIIFNYILIKSKYGLDLGVDEKEHALHTHQVSRMGGLAIVIAITITSIFYSQDFMLILASGLAIFSFGFLEDRFHFDLPYSYKISFIAISTFFLLYFTKEFAYDGGFIVLSQTNIFEISIAAIIAFVGIIGFSSAVNFIDGLNGYSMGAMAISLIFFSIIFYNQGVENYFIISIILLGAILGFLIFNFPFGKIFLGDMGAHLIGFIVGYLSIVLANHTSVSLWYPLAIFSIPIINTLQKIPRRIKRKKLYNIPFSESDSEDLHYFMFAYIKQKYPNIKSMALKNSLATIHILIPYFIINLIGFIFRENDFVLIGLFLVSVFTYVYVYNVLKKKV, encoded by the coding sequence ATGGTATTAAAAATATTTTTGTTGTCTTTTTTTATATCAATAATTTTTAATTATATCTTAATAAAATCAAAATATGGGCTTGACTTAGGAGTAGATGAAAAAGAACATGCTTTACATACTCATCAAGTATCCAGAATGGGTGGCCTTGCTATAGTTATAGCAATTACCATAACTTCGATTTTTTATTCTCAGGATTTTATGCTTATTTTAGCTTCAGGACTTGCTATATTTAGTTTTGGATTTCTTGAAGATAGATTCCATTTTGACTTGCCATATAGTTATAAAATCTCATTTATTGCTATTTCCACTTTCTTTTTACTGTATTTTACAAAAGAGTTTGCTTATGATGGTGGGTTTATTGTTTTAAGCCAAACTAATATTTTTGAAATTTCTATAGCGGCTATCATAGCTTTCGTAGGCATAATTGGGTTTTCAAGTGCAGTTAATTTTATAGATGGTCTTAATGGATATTCTATGGGTGCTATGGCTATATCTTTAATATTTTTTTCTATCATTTTTTACAATCAAGGAGTAGAAAATTACTTTATTATCTCTATAATCCTTTTAGGAGCAATTTTAGGTTTTCTTATATTCAATTTCCCATTTGGGAAAATATTCTTAGGGGATATGGGAGCCCATCTGATAGGATTTATAGTAGGATATTTATCTATTGTATTAGCTAATCATACATCTGTTTCTTTATGGTATCCATTGGCTATATTTAGCATTCCTATAATAAACACACTTCAAAAAATACCAAGAAGAATAAAAAGGAAAAAGCTTTACAATATACCATTTAGTGAATCAGATAGTGAAGATTTACATTATTTTATGTTTGCGTATATAAAGCAAAAATATCCTAATATAAAAAGTATGGCTCTGAAAAATTCTTTAGCCACAATTCATATATTAATTCCATATTTTATAATAAACCTAATCGGATTTATTTTTAGAGAAAATGATTTTGTTTTGATAGGATTGTTTTTAGTTAGTGTTTTTACCTATGTTTACGTTTATAATGTTTTAAAAAAGAAGGTATAA
- the galE gene encoding UDP-glucose 4-epimerase GalE, protein MSKKIFLTGGAGYIGSHTAVVLLEAGYDVVIYDNLSNSKYEVINRIEKITGKRPEFIKGDIRDSKTLEKAIEGCDAVIHFAGLKAVGESVEKPLEYYDNNVCGSVNLFKVMQKKNIKKIVFSSSATVYGDPQKLPLTEDHPLAPVNPYGKTKYMIEEILKDLYNSDKNWHIAVLRYFNPVGAHESGLIGEDPQGIPNNLMPYISQVAVGKREYLRVFGNDYDTPDGTGIRDYIHVVDLAKGHLKALEKLDEIGYEVYNLGTGRGYSVLEVVKAFEKASGKKIPYKIVERRPGDVAVCYADPSKAEKELNWKAEYDINKMCKDSWNWQSKNPKGYE, encoded by the coding sequence ATGTCAAAAAAGATATTTTTAACAGGTGGAGCTGGTTATATAGGTTCTCATACTGCAGTTGTGCTTTTAGAAGCAGGATATGATGTGGTTATTTATGATAATTTAAGTAATTCAAAATATGAAGTGATAAACAGAATAGAAAAAATTACTGGAAAAAGACCTGAGTTTATAAAAGGAGATATTAGAGATTCTAAAACCTTAGAAAAAGCTATAGAAGGTTGTGATGCAGTAATACATTTTGCAGGATTAAAAGCAGTTGGAGAGTCTGTAGAAAAACCTCTTGAGTATTATGATAATAATGTTTGTGGATCTGTGAATCTTTTTAAAGTAATGCAGAAAAAAAATATAAAAAAGATAGTTTTTAGTTCTTCTGCTACAGTTTATGGAGATCCTCAAAAACTTCCATTAACAGAAGATCATCCTTTAGCACCAGTAAATCCTTATGGCAAAACAAAGTATATGATTGAGGAAATACTGAAAGATTTATATAACTCTGATAAAAATTGGCATATAGCAGTACTTAGATATTTTAATCCTGTTGGTGCCCATGAATCAGGTTTAATAGGAGAAGACCCTCAAGGAATACCAAATAATTTAATGCCATATATATCACAAGTAGCAGTAGGAAAAAGAGAATATTTAAGAGTATTTGGAAATGATTACGATACACCAGATGGAACAGGAATAAGAGATTATATACATGTAGTAGACCTTGCCAAAGGACATCTAAAAGCTCTTGAAAAGCTTGATGAAATAGGCTATGAAGTTTATAATCTTGGAACAGGAAGAGGATATTCTGTATTAGAAGTAGTAAAAGCATTTGAAAAAGCATCAGGTAAGAAAATTCCTTATAAAATTGTAGAAAGAAGACCGGGAGATGTAGCAGTTTGCTATGCAGACCCATCAAAAGCAGAAAAAGAGCTTAACTGGAAAGCCGAATATGATATAAACAAAATGTGTAAAGATAGCTGGAACTGGCAGAGTAAAAATCCAAAAGGATATGAATAG
- a CDS encoding glycosyltransferase — protein sequence MKADIAVLIPHYNALDSLEKSLNSISNIEPVDVIIVDDGSKEKPDEQVLKRKFSHINEIKILYLRNNMGIEHALNKGVEYILENNYKYIARLDCGDICYPERFKIQKEFLEKNPDIKLVGSWVSFIDMKTNKELFQFKPPVKHENIKKKMFINNQFIHPSVMFKTEIIKEIGFYPTNRKNAEDYAYFFNIVKNYKVANIPKILLKYEINPQGLSISKRKIQLKNRIKVILDNFDFSFYAFYGLLRNIFIYFLPYSFIEKLKIWLKK from the coding sequence ATGAAGGCTGATATAGCTGTACTTATTCCACATTATAATGCCTTAGATTCTTTAGAAAAATCTTTAAATAGTATATCTAATATAGAACCTGTTGATGTAATAATTGTTGATGATGGTAGTAAAGAAAAACCTGATGAACAAGTCCTTAAAAGGAAATTTTCTCACATAAATGAAATAAAGATTTTATATTTACGAAATAATATGGGCATAGAGCATGCTTTGAACAAAGGGGTAGAGTATATATTAGAAAATAATTACAAATATATAGCAAGATTAGATTGTGGAGACATTTGTTATCCTGAAAGATTTAAAATACAGAAAGAGTTTTTAGAAAAAAACCCAGACATAAAATTAGTTGGTTCTTGGGTTTCGTTTATAGACATGAAAACAAATAAAGAATTATTCCAGTTTAAACCTCCTGTAAAGCATGAAAATATAAAAAAGAAAATGTTTATAAATAATCAATTTATTCATCCTTCAGTAATGTTTAAGACAGAAATTATAAAAGAAATAGGATTTTATCCAACTAATAGAAAAAATGCAGAGGATTATGCTTATTTTTTTAATATAGTAAAAAATTATAAAGTAGCAAATATTCCAAAAATTTTGTTGAAATATGAAATAAATCCTCAAGGATTATCTATTAGTAAAAGAAAAATACAACTAAAAAATAGAATTAAAGTAATTTTGGATAATTTTGATTTTTCTTTTTATGCTTTTTATGGTCTCTTGAGAAATATTTTCATATATTTTCTTCCTTACTCATTTATAGAAAAACTAAAAATTTGGTTAAAAAAATGA
- a CDS encoding flippase, with product MINKLKEKFNRDIHLKEILQKSSIAFILKVLGLFSGYIFTLIITRGYGAEAMGIFAICFTVLQIFSSIGKLGLDTAFLRFVAEYSSQDKWNILTDVYKKVIKVTIPISLILSIFLFLLSPYIAKYLFNKVYLFKYLQLTSIAILPFALLFIHIEGIRGLKKTKEYMFLQQAAIFILASIILGTITFFIYQRFFEIKDINYIPLIVYICSLSIISLIAYLLWINYLKNKDIINNIQEENNYISHSSILKISIPMLFSNSIYLLMVWTDTLMLGIFRSEEEVGIYNIALRLAMIITLTLLAINAIAAPKFAEFWGKKDINSISKIAEQSTKLIFWTSIPVLVIFLLYPKSILGIFGEKFILGTNAFIILSIGQFINTIMGTSGYILNMTGNQKFVQNVMIISALINAILNYILIQLLGITGAAIATTISTIFWNFVLAIKVKNILKTWIFYPRW from the coding sequence ATGATAAATAAATTAAAAGAAAAGTTCAATAGAGATATCCATTTAAAAGAAATTTTACAAAAATCTTCTATTGCTTTTATCCTTAAAGTTTTGGGTTTATTTTCTGGATATATTTTTACATTGATAATAACTAGGGGCTATGGTGCGGAAGCAATGGGAATATTTGCTATCTGTTTTACTGTTTTACAGATTTTTTCCTCAATAGGAAAATTAGGATTAGATACTGCATTTTTAAGATTTGTTGCTGAATATTCTTCTCAAGATAAATGGAATATATTAACTGATGTATATAAAAAAGTAATAAAAGTAACTATTCCTATTTCTTTGATTTTATCAATATTTCTGTTTTTATTATCTCCATATATTGCTAAATATCTATTTAACAAGGTTTATCTGTTTAAATATTTACAATTAACATCAATAGCTATACTTCCATTTGCATTGCTATTTATTCATATTGAGGGTATAAGAGGCTTAAAAAAAACAAAGGAATATATGTTTCTACAACAAGCTGCAATATTTATATTAGCTTCTATTATCCTTGGAACAATTACATTTTTTATTTATCAAAGATTTTTTGAAATCAAAGATATAAATTATATTCCTCTAATAGTTTACATTTGCTCTCTTTCTATAATTTCTTTAATAGCATATTTATTATGGATAAATTATTTAAAAAACAAAGATATTATTAATAATATTCAAGAAGAAAACAATTATATATCACATTCTTCTATACTTAAAATATCAATTCCCATGCTTTTTTCAAATTCTATTTATTTATTAATGGTTTGGACAGATACTTTAATGCTTGGAATTTTCAGGTCTGAAGAAGAAGTTGGAATATATAATATAGCATTAAGACTAGCTATGATAATAACTCTAACATTACTTGCTATAAATGCTATAGCTGCTCCGAAATTTGCAGAATTTTGGGGCAAAAAAGATATAAATAGTATTTCGAAAATAGCTGAGCAATCTACAAAATTAATATTTTGGACTTCTATTCCTGTATTAGTTATATTTTTACTTTATCCAAAAAGTATATTAGGAATTTTTGGAGAAAAATTTATATTGGGAACTAATGCCTTTATAATATTATCAATAGGTCAATTTATAAATACTATTATGGGAACGTCAGGTTATATTTTAAATATGACAGGTAATCAAAAGTTTGTTCAAAATGTAATGATTATTTCAGCTTTAATAAATGCGATTTTAAATTATATATTAATTCAATTACTTGGAATAACAGGTGCAGCTATAGCAACTACTATTAGTACAATTTTTTGGAACTTTGTATTAGCTATAAAAGTAAAAAATATTTTAAAAACATGGATTTTTTATCCAAGATGGTAG
- a CDS encoding EpsG family protein, translating into MNIFMFEKGTIVALITFLECLIILFYKYVIELLSYKYLIPEDNSFFKKTRFNFNIVFLTFTTLSILILVALRPINAGNDTPRYIQTYEKITTITSAPLTGYEGFGSREIGFWYLLAFIKKFFSLSPENFLIFYTFLSFFITLICFYIVLKQFKLESYTPLALSYLFSTYYIVYFGNALRQILIIPLLLLSFYLFYKDKYILGFTIIFIASLFHFSAIWAITFIFVLKIFNAEKIKYYGIAIILIAIIFIFQEKLILNMIGYIIKHIPLDISSYIYKKINLYLTNKFALKDVSNILQIKNFIYFSFIYLIFMVIFNKDKESFVLFTKIFSTFVFITFLFLFNLPQIADRFLPYAFVSLSLIYLLSFKKNFYFFVFLTIINCIYFILVLNAPSTQYTLGFKF; encoded by the coding sequence ATGAATATATTTATGTTTGAAAAAGGAACTATTGTTGCTTTAATAACATTTTTAGAGTGTTTAATAATTTTATTTTATAAGTATGTTATAGAGCTTTTATCTTATAAATATCTTATACCTGAGGATAATAGTTTTTTTAAAAAAACACGGTTTAATTTTAATATAGTATTTCTAACTTTTACAACACTATCAATTTTAATTTTAGTAGCTTTACGTCCAATTAATGCCGGTAATGATACTCCAAGATATATTCAAACCTATGAAAAAATTACTACTATAACATCAGCTCCTTTAACTGGTTATGAAGGTTTTGGTAGTAGGGAAATAGGGTTTTGGTATTTATTAGCTTTTATTAAAAAATTTTTCTCTTTATCCCCAGAGAATTTCTTAATTTTTTATACATTTTTATCTTTTTTTATAACACTTATTTGTTTTTATATAGTTTTAAAGCAGTTTAAATTAGAAAGTTATACACCCTTAGCTTTAAGCTATTTATTTTCAACATATTATATAGTTTACTTTGGCAATGCTCTTAGGCAAATTTTAATTATACCTTTATTATTGTTAAGTTTTTATTTATTTTATAAAGATAAATATATATTAGGATTTACTATTATTTTTATTGCATCTTTATTCCATTTTTCTGCCATATGGGCTATAACATTTATTTTCGTTTTAAAAATTTTTAATGCTGAGAAAATTAAGTATTATGGGATAGCTATAATTTTAATAGCTATTATTTTCATTTTTCAAGAAAAATTAATACTAAATATGATAGGTTATATAATAAAACATATTCCACTTGATATAAGTTCTTATATTTACAAAAAAATAAATTTATATCTTACCAATAAATTTGCATTGAAAGATGTTTCTAATATTCTTCAAATTAAGAATTTTATATATTTCTCTTTTATTTATCTTATTTTTATGGTTATCTTTAATAAGGATAAAGAATCGTTTGTGTTATTTACAAAAATTTTCTCAACTTTTGTCTTTATTACTTTTTTATTTTTATTTAATCTTCCACAAATTGCAGATAGGTTTTTACCTTATGCCTTTGTAAGTTTGTCTTTGATATATTTGCTATCTTTTAAAAAGAATTTTTATTTTTTCGTTTTTTTAACAATAATAAATTGTATATATTTCATTTTAGTATTAAATGCTCCAAGTACCCAATATACACTGGGTTTTAAATTTTAA
- a CDS encoding sigma-54-dependent transcriptional regulator — protein MKALIVDDEQSITEILSILLEDSGFEIEKAYSIQDFQSKNKIYDIAFIDIRLPDGSGIDIIPQLKQRNPDIQIFMITAFADSKTAVEALKKGASDYISKPFEVSDIKNLINNVKEKLEIEKNLDNKNILEEQFLTGKSKAIQLVKKTIKKVAPYDINILITGETGTGKEITAKAIHSYSNRKNKPFIAVNCAAIPADLLESELFGYKKGAFTGADKDKKGLIEEANGGTLFLDEIGEMPLPLQAKLLRFLEERKIRPLGSTKEIEVDVRIISATNKDLKKQIEKGEFREDLYYRLSTITINLPPLRERKEDIPLLVEQILKELIKKYNKEIKKIDPQFITYLKTLDLKGNIRELKNIIEKAVILSEDEELKLNEYFEINSLNSIFIDDTKSEFQIKNFPEDNMDLKQVMDNIEKSIIRYAYEKAGKVKSKAAEILGISFREFRYRYDKYFKD, from the coding sequence ATGAAAGCATTAATAGTTGATGATGAGCAAAGTATAACAGAGATATTATCTATATTGTTAGAAGATTCAGGATTTGAGATAGAAAAAGCTTATTCTATACAGGATTTCCAATCAAAAAATAAAATATATGATATAGCATTTATAGATATTAGACTACCAGATGGTTCAGGGATAGATATAATTCCTCAATTAAAACAAAGAAATCCAGATATTCAGATTTTTATGATTACTGCTTTTGCAGATTCTAAAACAGCAGTAGAAGCTTTAAAAAAAGGAGCTTCAGATTATATATCTAAACCTTTTGAAGTATCTGATATAAAAAATTTAATAAATAATGTTAAAGAAAAGTTAGAAATTGAAAAAAACTTAGACAATAAAAATATTTTAGAAGAACAGTTCTTAACAGGAAAATCTAAAGCTATTCAACTTGTAAAAAAAACAATAAAAAAGGTAGCACCATATGATATAAATATTTTAATTACTGGAGAAACAGGAACAGGAAAAGAAATTACAGCAAAAGCAATACATTCTTATAGTAATAGAAAAAATAAACCTTTTATTGCAGTTAATTGTGCAGCAATACCAGCAGATTTACTGGAAAGTGAGCTATTTGGTTATAAGAAAGGAGCCTTTACAGGAGCTGATAAAGATAAAAAAGGACTTATAGAAGAAGCAAATGGAGGTACTTTATTTTTAGATGAGATAGGAGAAATGCCATTACCACTTCAAGCAAAGCTTTTAAGATTTTTAGAAGAAAGAAAAATAAGACCTCTTGGTTCAACAAAAGAAATAGAAGTTGATGTAAGAATAATATCAGCAACAAATAAAGATTTAAAAAAACAGATAGAAAAAGGAGAATTTAGAGAAGATTTATATTATAGACTTTCAACAATAACAATAAATTTACCACCATTAAGAGAACGAAAAGAAGATATTCCCTTACTTGTTGAACAGATTTTAAAAGAGCTAATAAAAAAATATAATAAAGAAATAAAAAAAATAGATCCTCAGTTTATTACTTATTTAAAAACCTTAGATTTAAAAGGAAACATAAGAGAACTTAAAAATATAATAGAAAAAGCAGTAATTTTATCTGAAGATGAAGAACTAAAACTAAATGAATATTTTGAAATAAATTCTTTAAACTCTATTTTTATAGATGATACAAAATCTGAATTTCAAATTAAAAATTTCCCAGAAGATAATATGGACTTAAAACAAGTAATGGATAATATAGAAAAATCTATAATAAGATATGCTTATGAAAAAGCAGGCAAAGTAAAATCAAAAGCAGCAGAGATTTTAGGTATATCTTTTAGAGAGTTTAGATATAGATATGATAAGTATTTTAAAGATTGA
- a CDS encoding prepilin-type N-terminal cleavage/methylation domain-containing protein: protein MKEELIKQEELELKKKKAQKGFTLIELLVVVAIIAILAAIAIPQFAKYRQKAAFLRAEADFKKCIGTLLIEYTYNALDTTQTCKVGDSEITLTLNNPGTNTESISYTGNITVNGQTVTCTAQKDTSGSYTVNCR from the coding sequence ATGAAGGAAGAACTCATCAAACAAGAAGAACTTGAGCTTAAGAAGAAAAAAGCTCAAAAAGGTTTCACATTAATTGAGCTACTAGTGGTAGTAGCAATAATAGCAATATTAGCAGCAATTGCTATTCCTCAGTTTGCAAAATATAGACAAAAGGCTGCATTCTTAAGAGCAGAAGCAGATTTTAAAAAGTGTATCGGTACTCTTCTTATTGAATACACATATAATGCATTGGATACGACACAAACATGTAAAGTTGGGGATAGTGAAATTACTTTAACTTTAAACAACCCTGGAACTAATACTGAAAGTATTTCTTATACTGGAAATATTACAGTTAATGGTCAAACAGTTACTTGTACAGCACAAAAGGATACAAGTGGTTCTTATACCGTAAATTGCCGATAA
- a CDS encoding prepilin-type N-terminal cleavage/methylation domain-containing protein, with product MKIKGFSLLELIIVVAILSLLLSILLELIIVVAILSLLLSISIPYYIKYKKNAYLASIYYSFTNCARSLALDYSWNSTVKSKICNFQYTTDTCEIYIDETKPDYPVRIKGNTCNISLKGFHFSCEIKSLKKVYCYEQK from the coding sequence ATGAAAATTAAAGGATTTTCTTTATTAGAATTGATTATAGTAGTTGCCATATTATCATTATTATTATCTATTTTATTAGAATTGATTATAGTAGTTGCCATATTATCATTATTATTATCTATATCAATTCCATATTACATAAAATATAAAAAAAATGCTTATTTAGCTTCTATTTATTATTCTTTTACTAATTGTGCTAGAAGTTTAGCATTAGATTATTCATGGAATTCTACTGTCAAATCAAAAATATGTAATTTTCAATATACTACAGATACTTGTGAAATATATATTGATGAAACAAAGCCTGACTATCCTGTTAGGATAAAAGGAAATACATGTAATATCTCTTTAAAAGGATTTCATTTTTCCTGTGAAATAAAATCTCTTAAAAAAGTTTACTGTTATGAACAAAAATAA
- a CDS encoding ATP-binding protein encodes MQLNQYLIGYKLGRFFFAIFFSFFYFIYLNIIKVIPFNIPIVVVIVYSIVAFVLLFSKKVIIWEFILDISFITVFMLFNYNSVFYLSILYLFPIFFYSLLTGKNNAYILSVISFISYISVRYMYNSDGISNLLIPSFLHGFSFFIIAFAGIALNKRLEQQQKEIKILEDEKKKTQMYKKLYEISANLAHEIKNPLASISGAAQLIKEGKINEKLVDIIYKESKRVDELLKNFLRLTDPYKENEEIINLDELINEIVKSHTLGKKIILNTKPIKIRANKKAIYSLIDNIFKNALYWSKSKVKITLNNNDENLILIIEDDGKGISEDIKDKIFDPFFTENPKGTGLGLAIAKNIAINLDGNILVSKSEELGGAKFIIKLPIKAKNESINS; translated from the coding sequence GTGCAATTAAATCAGTATCTAATTGGCTATAAGTTAGGTAGATTCTTTTTCGCAATATTCTTTTCTTTTTTTTATTTTATATATTTAAACATTATTAAAGTTATACCTTTTAATATACCTATTGTTGTTGTAATTGTTTATTCAATAGTTGCTTTTGTTTTGCTTTTTTCCAAAAAAGTAATTATATGGGAATTTATTCTTGATATTTCTTTTATAACAGTTTTCATGTTATTTAATTATAATTCTGTTTTTTATCTTTCTATCTTATATTTATTTCCAATATTCTTTTATAGTTTATTAACTGGAAAAAATAATGCTTATATACTTTCTGTAATATCTTTTATATCTTATATATCTGTAAGATATATGTATAATTCAGATGGAATTTCTAATTTATTAATTCCTTCATTCTTACACGGATTTTCATTTTTCATAATAGCTTTTGCAGGAATTGCTTTAAATAAAAGATTAGAACAACAACAAAAAGAAATTAAAATATTAGAAGATGAAAAGAAAAAAACTCAGATGTATAAAAAATTATATGAAATATCTGCAAATTTAGCCCATGAAATAAAAAATCCTTTAGCATCCATTAGTGGAGCTGCTCAATTAATCAAAGAAGGAAAAATAAATGAGAAATTAGTTGATATTATATATAAAGAATCAAAAAGAGTTGATGAGCTTTTAAAAAATTTTTTAAGATTAACAGATCCATATAAAGAAAATGAGGAAATTATTAACCTTGATGAACTAATAAATGAAATTGTTAAATCTCATACATTAGGGAAAAAAATTATATTAAATACAAAACCTATAAAAATAAGAGCAAACAAAAAAGCTATTTACTCATTAATTGATAATATTTTTAAAAATGCTTTATATTGGTCAAAATCAAAAGTAAAAATAACATTAAATAACAATGATGAAAATCTAATTTTAATAATAGAAGATGATGGTAAAGGAATATCAGAAGATATAAAAGATAAGATTTTTGATCCTTTTTTTACTGAAAACCCAAAAGGAACAGGACTTGGTCTTGCAATAGCAAAAAATATTGCTATAAATTTAGATGGTAATATTTTAGTTTCTAAAAGTGAAGAATTAGGCGGAGCAAAATTTATTATTAAATTACCTATAAAGGCTAAAAATGAAAGCATTAATAGTTGA
- the rpoZ gene encoding DNA-directed RNA polymerase subunit omega, whose product MSKRPLTEEALKKVNNRYELVHAAAKLAKRLYETGAESFVTEEGIPLKKTVIAIDKIAKGEAKIIKPEEIIKEEE is encoded by the coding sequence TTGAGTAAAAGACCTTTAACTGAAGAAGCTTTAAAGAAAGTAAATAATAGATATGAATTAGTTCATGCTGCAGCAAAACTTGCTAAAAGACTTTATGAAACAGGAGCAGAATCTTTTGTAACAGAAGAAGGAATTCCTCTTAAAAAAACTGTTATAGCTATAGACAAAATAGCAAAAGGTGAAGCAAAAATTATAAAACCTGAAGAAATAATTAAAGAAGAAGAATAA